GTTCCTTCTATGTGTTGGAGGAAAGTGGCGAAGTCCTTGGCACGGTCAGTCTGCAGATCTGGTGGGAGGATCTGGCGGAAGTGCGCTCTCTTGTTGTTTCTGAACGACTTTCCGGGCGCGGATGTGGTCGTCAGCTGGTCCAGTCCTGTATCGACGAAGCACGTCAGCTGGGTCTCAGCCGCTTGTTTGCCCTGACCTATCAGGAAGAGTTCTTTTCACGGCTGGGCTTCAGTCTGATTGAAAAGAGCGAATTGCCGCATAAAATCTGGGGGGATTGTATGAAATGCTCCAAGTTTCCTGATTGTGACGAGGTTGCCATGGCGATGAGCCTGATTCAGCAACCGGCATCAAATGCAGCAGATGATTAAAAACGTATAGAATTCTCATTTAGGGACTGGCTGGTCGCCTAATGTTGTGATATTTTTTAATTCGTTCAAATCACCATGCCATATGTAATGATTCAAACGGCCGCGGGCCTATGCCGAAGGAGAGTCGACCTTGGATTTAGAACAGATGACCATTGATTCCACGCAGGAAGTGTTTGAAACGATGATTATGCTGGAAGTGACGCCTCAGCCTGCTCTACCGGTGTTGGTCAGTAACTTCACCGATTCTGTTTCCGGAATGGTCGGTTTGGCCGGAGGGTGCAAGGGGATGGTTGCCATTCATGCACCGGATGATGTGGCCATGGATATCACCGGTCGGTTTCTCGGCATGGACGTTGATGAGATCAATGACGATGTGACCGATGCTTTTGGCGAGTTGGCCAATATGTTGGCCGGTAATATTAAAATGGTCCTCGACGAATCCGGCAAAGATATTACGTTGTCGGTTCCGTCCTATGTGTATGGTGCCGATTACCATGTCGAGTGTACTGCCGAGGCGGATTGGGTGATGATCCCGTTTGAATCGGATTCTGGTGAGTTTTTGGTACAGCTGCAAATTGAAAAAAGCTGATTCGTTCAGATAAAATATTCTGATCAAAAAGCCCCGACATCATTGATGCCGGGGCTTTTTTCGTTGCGAACTTGCGGCAAAAATTAAAGACGAACGATCTCCAGTGTCGAGAGACGATCGTTGGCTTTACTGAGAGTTTCTTCGTTGGAGAGAATCGAAATCGGGCTCTCGGATAGCTTGTCGGCCAGATAGGTGCGAGCGACGTCAATCAGCTGCTCTTTGGTCACAGCTAAAAGACGCTCACGGAATTGCTGGCGGATTTCCAATGTCATCCCCTGCAGATAATTGGCAAACTCATGGGCGCCAAGGCTTCCCGGCGATAATGGGCGGTCAATGCCACTAAAAACGGCCAGAACCGCCTCCTTGATTTTCTCCTGATCAAAGTCACCTTGCTGAACCCACTGCACAGCCTGCTCGTAGACGTCGAGCGTCCGTGTCAGTTGAGGGTCACGATAGGAAAGCATGGAGAACAATCCTGATTCGCTACTGCTGTTGGCCATACCGCCGTAAGCACCACCTTTTTCACGGATTTCGCGGTGAAGGAAGTTGGCTTTAAGCAATGCCGCAAGAATTTTCAGGGGTGCCGCGTCCGGGTGAGTCAGCGGCACTGTGCGGAAAACACGTGTGACATAAGAGACGGGGATGGATGTCGCCCAACCGAGTTGAACGCTCTTTGCCTCAAACGTCGGTGTTTCAATAAACGTCTGTTGTCGATTTTGAGCAGGGAGTTTGTCGAGCAATTGGTGCATGGCATCTTGACCGGCAGTGAGATCTCCGGGCTCAGCCGTAAAGGCCGCGCGCACTGAATCTGCCGTCAACAGTTGGGCAGCGATTGCGGTTAATTTTTGGGACAGATCGTCCAATTGTGATGGCGCCAGTTTGGCAATTTCTTTGATCTGGCGCAGCTGGGTCAATCCGGACCATTGTTCACGGCACTGCCCTGCTGGTGTCAGGTGACCTGCCGCAGCACGGGCGGCATAGCTGTGGCCTGAGCCGGGGATGGCATTCTCCCAGGACGATTTAACCTGGCCGATGACGGTGGCCAGTCGGTCCAGATCGGTAAAGTCGGCGCTGGTGGCGACATCCGCCAGAATGTCGGACAGCTTATCGACGTTACGAACCAGAGCTTTACCCCGCAGACGTAACAGCGGCTGATAGGCATCCAGTGATGTAAGGTCGTCGAGGATGTCAATACTGGCGCGGATGCCTCCGGTACCGGCCTCGACACGGCCAGCCATTTCTACGTAACTGTACTGTCCGGCACCCACTTGGGTCAGAAGACTGCAGAACAGCGGCAGGTAGGGGCGCAGCGTTGCGTCAAGGCCACTGATCGGAAAATAGAGGTTGAAATAGGCCAGCCCATTGGTGGGCTGGGGGTAAAACATGACGTTATGGTCGCCCAGTTGCAGCGTTTCACTGGGAATTTCAGGTTCCTGAGGGTCAATATCTTCAAGCTCAAGTGTCGGTAGACAACTGAGATCCTCTTTCTCCTCTTGGGCTTGTTGCAGCAGTTGCGCCTGTTCAATGAGGTGTTGACGGTCTGTGTCAGTGAGGGTGGTATTGATTTGCTCCAACCTCTGTTGTTCTTCCTGTTCCATTTTTTTGGACAGCTGAGGATCCGGATAAAGACACAGGTTGACCCGGTGGGGGTTGTTGAGCAGCCAGGTACGGATCAGGTTTTCGAAAAAGGGCCCTTCATCAAGTTTGCTGCGCAACAGCGACAGATTGTCATCCAATTGCAGGGGAGAAACCGGATCGTCACAATGCAACCAGGGGCCGAGAATGCGTAGCATGAGGGTGATGGCATACGGATAGCTGTCGCCACTGACCTCGCGGTTGGCCAACTCCAAGCGGTGAATCGCAGCGTCGATCCGCTCGCGACTGAAACCGGTATCCGCAATATCGGTCAGGGTGTCCAGAACAAGTTTTTCGATCTGCTCTGCCTTGTCCTCATTGGTCCCTTGCAGACCAACGGCAAAACAGGTTGAGCGATAATCATCATGGTAACCACAGCCGGGTGTCAGATTGCTGCCAAGGCCTGAATCAAGCAACGCTTTGTAAAGCGGTGCTGCCGGGTTGCCGAGTAACAACTGGGAGAGCAGGGTGAGGCTGAGGCGCTGAAAACTGTCGGAAATATCACAGCACAGCCAGCTGAGGTGAACCATGCTTTTGTCTGTCAGTTCTTCCTGTGCATCAATGGGAAATGGTTCCTGGACACTGACCGGCGCCTTGAAGCGTTGTTCTTCCGGCACCTCACTATGAACGTCGCGCGCGTTAAATTGGCTGAGAACTTTCTGTTCAAAGACTTCAAGGTGATCCACCAGAGGAAAATTGCCGTAGGTAAAAAAGCAGGCATTGCTGGGATGATAGAACTCGGCGTGAAAATCGCGCAGCTGTTGCCAGGTCAGATCAGGAATATTTTCAGGCTCACCACCGGAGTTGTGGTGGTAGCAGGTGGTCGGATAAAGATGCCGGGTCATGCGCCGTGACAGCAGAGATGACGGATCAGCCATGGCGCCCTTCATCTCATTGAACACAACGCCTTTGAAGGTGAGGGCAGATGACGGATCGTCACTTTGGGCGAATTCCAAACGATGTCCCTCTTGAGCAAAATCACGTTCTCGCAGCATGGGGAAGAACGCCGCATCCAGATAGATGTCGAGCAGATTATAAAAATCTTTATGGTTCTGGCTGGAAAATGGGTAGCAGGTCCAGTCGCTGGCGGTAAACGCATTCATAAACGTGTTGAGACTGCGTTTAAGCATGGTGAAAAAGGGGTCACGTACCGGGTAATTTTTTGAACCGCACAGGGTCGTATGCTCGAGGATGTGGGCAATTCCCGTTGAATCCGAAGGGGGCGTCTTGAATGCGACGCCAAACAGGTTGTTGGTATCCTCACATTCAATATGAACCAGTCGCGCTCCGGTTGTGATGTGACGCAATCGAATCAGCGTTGCATTCAGTTCCGGTAACTCTGTCTGGCCAACCAGAGAGAATGTTGATGGGATGGGGGATCCGTTTTTACGTTCAGTCATAAAAAATCTAGTCCTTTATCGGGAAACGAGGGAAAAGCATGTGAGTCAGACAATGGAATGAGATTTTTAAACCGCAAACACCGTATTCCTATCAGGTTAACGGTTAAAAACCCTCATTGGAAAAATACACTATAACGGTTCCATTTTCCAGTGCCTCTGCTAAGATAAGCGGCGCTGAACTGGTTCTTTCTTGAGAAATCACAGAGATTTTCTCATGGAAAACAACACCGTGTCAGGTTTGCCGGCACGATTCATTTTCCATTGTTATTTTGCTACCAAGCCAAGGAGTTGTCTATGTGGCGTTATGTCATGATCGTGTTGTGCTGCTCTTTTTTTCTCCCTGTAAGTGGCTGGTCTTTTGGCGGTGACGGTTGTGGTGCTGGTGAGTGCCGTGATTGCCATAGTTTGACCGAGGAGGAAGCCTTTAAGTTGTTGCCGTCCGGCGCTGACCGGGTCGATTCCGT
This is a stretch of genomic DNA from uncultured Desulfuromonas sp.. It encodes these proteins:
- a CDS encoding N-acetyltransferase; translated protein: MIRKARIADAPVIHKLLTEHASKGAMLSRSLAEIYQAIRSFYVLEESGEVLGTVSLQIWWEDLAEVRSLVVSERLSGRGCGRQLVQSCIDEARQLGLSRLFALTYQEEFFSRLGFSLIEKSELPHKIWGDCMKCSKFPDCDEVAMAMSLIQQPASNAADD
- a CDS encoding chemotaxis protein CheX, which translates into the protein MDLEQMTIDSTQEVFETMIMLEVTPQPALPVLVSNFTDSVSGMVGLAGGCKGMVAIHAPDDVAMDITGRFLGMDVDEINDDVTDAFGELANMLAGNIKMVLDESGKDITLSVPSYVYGADYHVECTAEADWVMIPFESDSGEFLVQLQIEKS
- a CDS encoding insulinase family protein — its product is MTERKNGSPIPSTFSLVGQTELPELNATLIRLRHITTGARLVHIECEDTNNLFGVAFKTPPSDSTGIAHILEHTTLCGSKNYPVRDPFFTMLKRSLNTFMNAFTASDWTCYPFSSQNHKDFYNLLDIYLDAAFFPMLRERDFAQEGHRLEFAQSDDPSSALTFKGVVFNEMKGAMADPSSLLSRRMTRHLYPTTCYHHNSGGEPENIPDLTWQQLRDFHAEFYHPSNACFFTYGNFPLVDHLEVFEQKVLSQFNARDVHSEVPEEQRFKAPVSVQEPFPIDAQEELTDKSMVHLSWLCCDISDSFQRLSLTLLSQLLLGNPAAPLYKALLDSGLGSNLTPGCGYHDDYRSTCFAVGLQGTNEDKAEQIEKLVLDTLTDIADTGFSRERIDAAIHRLELANREVSGDSYPYAITLMLRILGPWLHCDDPVSPLQLDDNLSLLRSKLDEGPFFENLIRTWLLNNPHRVNLCLYPDPQLSKKMEQEEQQRLEQINTTLTDTDRQHLIEQAQLLQQAQEEKEDLSCLPTLELEDIDPQEPEIPSETLQLGDHNVMFYPQPTNGLAYFNLYFPISGLDATLRPYLPLFCSLLTQVGAGQYSYVEMAGRVEAGTGGIRASIDILDDLTSLDAYQPLLRLRGKALVRNVDKLSDILADVATSADFTDLDRLATVIGQVKSSWENAIPGSGHSYAARAAAGHLTPAGQCREQWSGLTQLRQIKEIAKLAPSQLDDLSQKLTAIAAQLLTADSVRAAFTAEPGDLTAGQDAMHQLLDKLPAQNRQQTFIETPTFEAKSVQLGWATSIPVSYVTRVFRTVPLTHPDAAPLKILAALLKANFLHREIREKGGAYGGMANSSSESGLFSMLSYRDPQLTRTLDVYEQAVQWVQQGDFDQEKIKEAVLAVFSGIDRPLSPGSLGAHEFANYLQGMTLEIRQQFRERLLAVTKEQLIDVARTYLADKLSESPISILSNEETLSKANDRLSTLEIVRL